The nucleotide sequence TCGATACGTAGTTATCGTAATCGCGTTTGGTCGTGTTATTCAGCGCCCGGTCTTGTTGAGTCACCTTGGAGTGGCTGTAATTGACGCCATAATTGTATTGCAGTGACGGCAACAATCCGGCACGGCCGATCGCCACTTCTTCCTGCCCGGCGTCTCGTTCAAAACCGGCCGCCTGCAGTTGTGCGTCATTGCGCAGCGCCAGTTCCCATGCATCCAGCAACCCCACCGCCTGAGCGCTGCCGCCCGACAGGGATAACACTTCCAGCACCCCCACGACCATCAGTAATACCGCTTTCCTTCGCATTGCTTTCTTCCGTTACTCTTCCGTCAACGCCAGATGCATGCGATCCATCAGGGGTTTAAACAGATAATTGATAAACGAACGCTCCCCAGTGCGGACAAATCCCTGCACCGGCATACCGGGTTTAATTTCCAGCCCATGCAACGAACGCTTGCCTTCTTCACTCACCTGGATGCGCAGGCTGTAGTACGGCGTGCCGTCCTTTTCATCCACCAGCCGGTCAGCGGAAAGCAGCGTCACCGTCCCCGGCACTCGCGGCGTGGTGCTTTGGTTAAACGCGGTGAACTGCAGTTCCACCGGCAGCCCGGACCACACCTTGTTCACCATTTCTACCGGAATACGGCCATCCACCAGCAACGGCTGGTCTTCGGGAACGATTTCCATCATCACCTGCCCAGGGGCGATCACCCCGCCTTCGGTGAAGATCTTCATGTCCACCACGGTGCCGGCAACCGGCGCACGTACCTGCACATTGGCCAGATTGAAATCCGCCTTCTCGCGCTGGCTGATCACTTCATTCAGTTTGGCCTGCACGTCGGACAATTCGCTGTTAACCTCTTTGTCGTATTCCTGTTGACGCTGGGCGATGCGTAATTTCTGCTGTTGAATATCACGCCGGGTTCGCCCCACTTCGCCGCTGGTCTGGGCCAGTTCGCCGCTAACCTGCGCAAACAACCGTTCCGTTTCCAGCATTTTATTGCGCGGGACATAGTTATCCGCCGCCAGCGGCCGTAGCCCCTGCAATTGCTGGCTCAACGTCGACTGCTCGGACTGCTTGCTGGTCATCACCTTTTGCAAGGCGCCAAGCGACGTCTCCATGCCATCAATGCTGGCGCGCACCCCGTCCGTTTCCAGCTTTAGCGCCTGCTGTCGGCTATGCAATAGATCTTCCTGCAACGTGATGATGGCGGCCATTTCCGTCCGCTGACGCGCCTGAGTCAGCCGGGGCGTCGCCGCCAGCGACGATTGATTGCGCTGTTCCGCCAGCAGCCGGGCTTCGCGGGCAATCAGTTGATCATATTGGGAGCCAAGCCCTTCGCTGGTGGTACGGGCGTCTACCGCATTCAACGTCAGCAGCACCTGACCCGCGGCAACGCGGTCACCCTCTTTTGCCTGAATCCGGTCGACAATGCCGCCCTGCATGTGCTGGATCACCTTGCGGTTGCCGGACACCACCACATTGCCTTGCACCGCCACCCCTTTATCCAGCGGCGCCAGCAATGCCCACAGCAGAAAACCGCCAAAACCGGCGAGCACCAGCCACCAGCCCAGCCGTAACGCCCGCTCTTCATCCCGGCCGGCGCGATCGCGCATTGCCGCTTCGTTCAATTCATCCTGAGTGGTTATATCCATACCTGTCCTCGCGAGATCCCTGTCATTGCGGCATTGCGGCCGTGGGGTTCATTCGGGCCTGATTGGCGG is from Dickeya dianthicola NCPPB 453 and encodes:
- a CDS encoding HlyD family type I secretion periplasmic adaptor subunit produces the protein MDITTQDELNEAAMRDRAGRDEERALRLGWWLVLAGFGGFLLWALLAPLDKGVAVQGNVVVSGNRKVIQHMQGGIVDRIQAKEGDRVAAGQVLLTLNAVDARTTSEGLGSQYDQLIAREARLLAEQRNQSSLAATPRLTQARQRTEMAAIITLQEDLLHSRQQALKLETDGVRASIDGMETSLGALQKVMTSKQSEQSTLSQQLQGLRPLAADNYVPRNKMLETERLFAQVSGELAQTSGEVGRTRRDIQQQKLRIAQRQQEYDKEVNSELSDVQAKLNEVISQREKADFNLANVQVRAPVAGTVVDMKIFTEGGVIAPGQVMMEIVPEDQPLLVDGRIPVEMVNKVWSGLPVELQFTAFNQSTTPRVPGTVTLLSADRLVDEKDGTPYYSLRIQVSEEGKRSLHGLEIKPGMPVQGFVRTGERSFINYLFKPLMDRMHLALTEE